The Aeromicrobium sp. Leaf245 genome includes a region encoding these proteins:
- a CDS encoding bifunctional proline dehydrogenase/L-glutamate gamma-semialdehyde dehydrogenase gives MSPTAETPPDAPLEERAVALVRHWVTAQQGRGRRTDPAARRLATLLKDPAGLDFTIGFVDRVVRPEDSDVAARNLRDLTRSLPAFLPWTQRVLLRTGAFFSLLFPALVVATARRTLRRMVGHLIADARPEKLGGTIATLRKNGDRLNLNLLGEAVLGEGEAVRRRDRTLELLRREDVDYVSVKVSAVASQLSMWAFDETVERVVERLAPLYEIAAERGSFINLDMEEYRDLDLTIAVFTRVLEEHPDLEAGIVLQAYLPDALAAMQRIQAWARARREAGGASVKVRLVKGANLAMERVDATVHGWPLATWSSKQETDTHYKRVLRWALTPERIDAVRIGVAGQNLFDVAYAWLLAGERSVRDGVDFEMLLGMDSGPVASVRADVGALLLYTPVVHPDEFDVAISYLVRRLEENASSENFMSAAFDLADDPSAFDREAGRFLASVKALDETVPPPHRVQDRRTDATDHHVHAHTDGFSNTPDTDPSTAGNRVWGRQALSRSTYTQLGISTIESSRVHGPASLETLVRGARTAATAWSARGAEVRAWILHQAAGALETRRGDLVAVMAAETGKTIAEADVEVSEAIDFAHYYAEAARRLEVVDGASFHPVGLTVVTPPWNFPVAIPCGSVLSALAAGSAVVIKPAPQSPRCAAVMVEALWQGGVPREVLRYVSMDEGELSKSLVSHPAVDRLILTGSWETAALFRSWRPDLPLLAETSGKNALLVTPSADLDLAVGDLVKSAFGHAGQKCSAASLGILVGSVATSERFRRQLVDAVTSLKVGWPDDPDVSVGPVVEAPSGKLLDALTVLDDGEEWIVQPRRLDPTGRLWSPGVKVGVAPGSTYHRTEYFGPVLGLMHAADLDEAIAWQNATDFGLTAGIHSLDPDEVNRWIDTVEAGNLYVNRGITGAIVQRQPFGGWKRSSVGASSKAGGPNYLTHLGTWTRRPLRHVPDDVELSAPVASALASVTPHLLQSDAAQLAAAARSDELAWQREFGREKDVSGLGVERNVFRYRPTSVHVRGDGDLLTTARVVLAGLRAGASVTVSTPVALPDDLAPGHVVEDDADWLDRMSRDRPGRVRLLGPLARELAAAVEGDPDVAVHAGEVTWSGRVELLPFLREQSVTITTHRFGNHDPAFDRVLPRH, from the coding sequence ATGAGCCCTACCGCCGAGACGCCGCCCGACGCCCCCCTCGAGGAGCGCGCGGTCGCGCTCGTCCGGCACTGGGTGACCGCCCAGCAGGGACGTGGCCGACGGACCGACCCGGCCGCCCGCCGCCTCGCGACGCTGCTCAAGGACCCGGCCGGACTCGACTTCACGATCGGCTTCGTCGACCGCGTCGTCCGCCCCGAGGACTCCGACGTCGCGGCCCGCAACCTGCGGGACCTGACCCGCTCTCTTCCGGCCTTCCTGCCCTGGACCCAGCGGGTCCTGCTGCGCACCGGCGCCTTCTTCTCGCTGCTCTTCCCGGCACTGGTCGTCGCCACCGCTCGACGCACGCTGCGCCGCATGGTGGGGCACCTCATCGCCGACGCACGGCCCGAGAAGCTCGGCGGCACGATCGCGACCCTGCGCAAGAACGGCGACCGGCTCAACCTCAACCTGCTCGGCGAGGCCGTGCTCGGCGAGGGCGAGGCCGTGCGCCGACGCGACCGCACCCTCGAGCTCCTGCGGCGCGAGGACGTCGACTACGTCTCCGTGAAGGTCTCCGCCGTCGCCAGCCAGCTGTCCATGTGGGCGTTCGACGAGACCGTGGAGCGCGTGGTCGAGCGCCTCGCCCCGCTGTACGAGATCGCCGCGGAACGCGGCTCGTTCATCAATCTCGACATGGAGGAGTACCGCGACCTCGACCTCACGATCGCGGTCTTCACACGCGTCCTGGAGGAGCACCCCGACCTCGAGGCCGGCATCGTCCTGCAGGCCTACCTCCCCGACGCCCTCGCGGCGATGCAGCGCATCCAGGCGTGGGCCCGCGCCCGCCGGGAGGCCGGCGGCGCGTCCGTGAAGGTGCGCCTCGTCAAGGGCGCCAACCTCGCCATGGAGCGGGTCGACGCCACCGTCCACGGCTGGCCCCTCGCGACGTGGTCCTCCAAGCAGGAGACCGACACGCACTACAAGCGCGTCCTGCGGTGGGCCCTCACCCCCGAGCGGATCGACGCCGTGCGGATCGGCGTGGCCGGGCAGAACCTCTTCGACGTCGCCTACGCCTGGCTGCTCGCCGGCGAGCGGTCCGTGCGCGACGGCGTCGACTTCGAGATGCTGCTGGGCATGGACTCCGGTCCCGTCGCGTCGGTGCGCGCCGACGTCGGCGCACTCCTGCTCTACACGCCCGTGGTGCACCCCGACGAGTTCGACGTCGCCATCTCCTACCTGGTCCGCCGGCTCGAGGAGAACGCCAGCTCGGAGAACTTCATGTCGGCCGCGTTCGACCTGGCCGACGACCCCTCGGCCTTCGATCGCGAGGCAGGGCGCTTCCTCGCCTCCGTGAAGGCGCTCGACGAGACCGTGCCCCCTCCGCACCGGGTCCAGGACCGTCGCACCGACGCCACCGACCACCACGTGCACGCGCACACCGACGGCTTCTCCAACACCCCCGACACGGACCCGTCCACGGCCGGGAACCGGGTGTGGGGCCGTCAGGCGCTGTCCCGGTCGACGTACACCCAGCTCGGGATCTCCACGATCGAGTCGAGCCGCGTCCACGGCCCGGCGTCCCTCGAGACCCTCGTGCGGGGCGCTCGGACCGCCGCGACCGCCTGGTCCGCCCGTGGGGCCGAGGTCCGCGCCTGGATCCTCCACCAGGCCGCCGGGGCGCTCGAGACCCGACGGGGCGACCTGGTCGCCGTCATGGCCGCCGAGACCGGCAAGACGATCGCCGAGGCCGACGTCGAGGTCAGCGAGGCCATCGACTTCGCGCACTACTACGCCGAGGCGGCGCGTCGCCTCGAGGTCGTCGACGGCGCCTCGTTCCACCCGGTCGGCCTGACGGTCGTCACCCCGCCGTGGAACTTCCCCGTCGCGATCCCGTGCGGCTCGGTGCTGTCGGCCCTCGCCGCCGGCAGCGCGGTGGTGATCAAGCCCGCTCCGCAGAGCCCCCGGTGCGCAGCCGTCATGGTGGAGGCGCTGTGGCAGGGCGGCGTGCCGCGCGAGGTGCTGCGCTACGTGAGCATGGACGAGGGCGAGCTGAGCAAGTCCCTCGTGTCCCACCCCGCGGTCGACCGGTTGATCCTCACCGGCTCCTGGGAGACGGCGGCCCTGTTCCGCTCGTGGCGGCCCGACCTGCCGCTCCTCGCCGAGACGAGTGGCAAGAACGCCCTCCTCGTCACCCCCAGCGCCGACCTCGACCTGGCCGTCGGCGACCTCGTGAAGAGCGCCTTCGGGCACGCCGGGCAGAAGTGCTCGGCGGCGAGCCTCGGCATCCTGGTCGGCTCCGTCGCCACCTCCGAGCGCTTCCGTCGCCAGCTCGTCGACGCCGTGACCTCGCTCAAGGTCGGGTGGCCCGACGATCCCGACGTCTCGGTCGGCCCGGTCGTCGAGGCGCCCTCGGGCAAGCTGCTCGACGCGCTGACGGTCCTCGACGACGGTGAGGAGTGGATCGTCCAGCCGCGTCGTCTCGACCCCACCGGTCGACTCTGGTCCCCCGGGGTGAAGGTGGGCGTGGCCCCCGGCAGCACCTACCACCGCACCGAGTACTTCGGCCCCGTCCTCGGACTCATGCACGCCGCCGACCTCGACGAGGCGATCGCCTGGCAGAACGCCACCGACTTCGGGCTCACGGCCGGCATCCACTCGCTCGACCCCGACGAGGTCAACCGCTGGATCGACACCGTGGAGGCGGGCAACCTCTACGTGAACCGCGGGATCACCGGCGCGATCGTGCAGCGCCAGCCGTTCGGCGGCTGGAAGCGGTCGAGCGTCGGCGCCTCCAGCAAGGCCGGCGGACCCAACTACCTGACCCACCTGGGCACCTGGACGCGCCGACCGCTGCGCCACGTCCCCGACGACGTCGAGCTCTCGGCCCCGGTGGCCTCCGCGCTCGCGTCGGTGACGCCGCACCTGCTCCAGTCCGACGCCGCGCAGCTCGCCGCGGCCGCCCGCTCCGACGAGCTGGCCTGGCAGCGCGAGTTCGGCCGCGAGAAGGACGTCAGCGGGCTCGGCGTCGAGCGGAACGTCTTCCGCTACCGACCGACCTCGGTCCACGTGCGCGGTGACGGCGACCTGCTCACGACCGCTCGGGTCGTCCTCGCCGGGCTCCGCGCCGGCGCCTCGGTCACGGTGTCCACGCCGGTGGCCCTGCCCGACGACCTCGCACCCGGGCACGTCGTCGAGGACGACGCCGACTGGCTGGACCGCATGTCGCGGGACCGTCCCGGACGGGTGCGCCTGCTGGGCCCGCTCGCGCGTGAGCTCGCCGCCGCCGTCGAGGGCGATCCGGACGTCGCCGTCCACGCTGGCGAGGTCACCTGGTCCGGACGGGTCGAGCTCCTGCCGTTCCTGCGCGAGCAGTCGGTCACCATCACCACGCACCGCTTCGGCAACCACGACCCGGCGTTCGACCGCGTGCTGCCCCGCCACTGA
- a CDS encoding trimeric intracellular cation channel family protein, which produces MPDVWIVTLDLVGIAVFACTGAIVAVRKELDVFGASVLGLVTGLGGGVLRDVLIGDVPPAALLDWRYLVVPAVASVVVFAFHPVFGRRESQIAVLDAVGAALFCVAGGVKAAEAGLGVLPAALLGMVTAIGGGILRDVLAGRVPVIFREELYATPAFTGALVAVLAHRADLGWWAYVSAGALCVVWRLLALWRGWRAPLPPGLARG; this is translated from the coding sequence GTGCCTGACGTGTGGATCGTGACGCTCGACCTGGTGGGCATCGCCGTGTTCGCCTGCACCGGCGCCATCGTGGCGGTGCGCAAGGAGCTCGACGTGTTCGGCGCGTCGGTCCTCGGACTGGTCACCGGGCTCGGCGGCGGCGTGCTCCGCGACGTCCTCATCGGCGACGTCCCGCCGGCGGCCCTCCTGGACTGGCGCTACCTCGTCGTGCCCGCCGTGGCCTCCGTCGTGGTGTTCGCCTTCCACCCGGTGTTCGGGCGCCGCGAGTCGCAGATCGCCGTCCTCGACGCGGTGGGTGCGGCGCTGTTCTGCGTCGCGGGCGGCGTCAAGGCGGCCGAGGCCGGTCTCGGGGTGCTGCCCGCCGCGCTCCTGGGGATGGTCACGGCCATCGGAGGGGGCATCCTGCGCGACGTGCTCGCCGGACGGGTGCCCGTGATCTTCCGCGAGGAGCTCTACGCCACCCCGGCGTTCACCGGCGCGCTGGTGGCCGTGCTGGCCCATCGCGCCGACCTCGGGTGGTGGGCGTACGTGTCGGCCGGGGCCCTGTGCGTCGTGTGGCGGCTGCTCGCCCTCTGGCGTGGGTGGCGAGCGCCGCTGCCACCGGGCCTCGCTCGCGGCTGA
- the sepH gene encoding septation protein SepH, whose translation MRELGPDRLSDDGRFLVLREAGRPELFRVPIDRRLAALVDASPRARGRAHGQMEITMESTLSPRDIQARIRRGESPDQVAESAGVPTEQIEGFATPVLAERAYVAEQARSTTIRRRHATGPGVLLGSAVDESVAGDGGVPEDVSWDAWRREDGRWTVQVLAPSALEPATFCYDAKSRYVVPDDETARRLVGDVAPPEASDMAIADALRPDEDRPATPAADETRSAEPVAPNDDAPRHEVDAELHAPVHSLKEARDRRAMEQLSLTEDIAPQEQDMSDHADQEPAEAHHQVDEDLDEEEGHVAVPDTVAPRKKRPERRRVPSWDEIMFGGRND comes from the coding sequence ATGCGCGAACTCGGCCCCGATCGGCTCAGCGACGACGGACGTTTCCTCGTCCTGCGCGAAGCCGGCCGTCCCGAGCTGTTCCGCGTCCCGATCGATCGACGGCTCGCCGCACTCGTCGACGCCTCCCCCCGTGCCCGCGGCCGCGCACACGGCCAGATGGAGATCACGATGGAAAGCACGCTCAGCCCCCGCGACATCCAGGCCAGGATCCGGCGCGGGGAGAGTCCCGACCAGGTCGCCGAGTCGGCCGGTGTGCCGACCGAGCAGATCGAGGGGTTCGCCACCCCGGTGCTCGCCGAGCGTGCCTACGTGGCCGAGCAGGCGCGCTCCACCACCATCCGCCGTCGGCACGCCACCGGCCCGGGCGTCCTGCTCGGGTCCGCGGTCGACGAGAGCGTGGCGGGCGACGGCGGCGTCCCCGAGGACGTCAGCTGGGACGCCTGGCGCCGCGAGGACGGTCGCTGGACCGTCCAGGTGCTCGCGCCCAGCGCGCTCGAGCCGGCCACCTTCTGCTACGACGCCAAGAGCCGGTACGTCGTCCCCGACGACGAGACCGCTCGCCGGCTCGTGGGCGACGTCGCTCCGCCGGAGGCCTCCGACATGGCCATCGCCGACGCCCTGCGCCCCGACGAGGACCGTCCTGCAACGCCCGCCGCGGACGAGACCCGCTCCGCCGAGCCCGTCGCGCCGAACGACGACGCACCTCGCCACGAGGTCGACGCCGAGCTCCACGCACCGGTGCACTCCCTCAAGGAGGCCCGCGACCGTCGCGCGATGGAGCAGCTGTCCCTCACCGAGGACATCGCCCCCCAGGAGCAGGACATGTCCGACCACGCCGACCAGGAGCCCGCCGAGGCGCACCACCAGGTCGACGAGGACCTGGACGAGGAGGAGGGCCACGTGGCCGTTCCCGACACCGTCGCCCCGCGCAAGAAGCGCCCCGAGCGTCGGCGGGTGCCCAGCTGGGACGAGATCATGTTCGGCGGGCGCAACGACTGA
- a CDS encoding thymidine kinase yields MAELTFYSGTMDCGKSTLALQLDHNHRARGRVGRVFTSHDRAGQATLSSRLGLAVPATEVDDSLHFWEHVVTELTQGGRIDYLVCDEAQFYTRDQVEQLAKIADELDIDVFCFGILTDFRTRMFDGSARLVELADRMLPLQVEALCWCGERATHNARTEDGEMVTEGEVIVVGDVDDPQRPRPSVGYEVLCRRHHRRRMTAESAKAAALSPDVLPFP; encoded by the coding sequence GTGGCCGAGCTGACCTTCTACTCCGGGACGATGGACTGCGGGAAGAGCACGCTCGCCCTGCAGCTCGACCACAACCACCGGGCCCGCGGACGGGTGGGGCGGGTGTTCACGTCGCACGACCGCGCCGGTCAGGCGACGCTCTCGAGCCGGCTCGGGCTGGCGGTCCCGGCGACGGAGGTCGACGACTCCCTGCACTTCTGGGAGCACGTCGTGACCGAGCTGACCCAGGGCGGGCGCATCGACTACCTCGTGTGCGACGAGGCGCAGTTCTACACGCGCGACCAGGTCGAGCAGCTGGCCAAGATCGCCGACGAGCTCGACATCGACGTCTTCTGCTTCGGCATCCTGACGGACTTCCGCACGCGCATGTTCGACGGATCGGCCCGACTCGTGGAGCTGGCCGACCGCATGCTGCCGCTCCAGGTCGAGGCACTCTGCTGGTGCGGTGAACGGGCGACGCACAACGCGCGCACCGAGGACGGGGAGATGGTCACCGAGGGTGAGGTGATCGTGGTCGGGGACGTCGACGACCCCCAGCGGCCCCGTCCCTCGGTGGGGTACGAGGTCCTGTGCCGGCGACACCATCGGCGCCGCATGACCGCGGAATCGGCGAAGGCTGCCGCACTTTCTCCGGACGTCCTGCCTTTCCCCTGA